From Oryctolagus cuniculus chromosome 17, mOryCun1.1, whole genome shotgun sequence, a single genomic window includes:
- the AATK gene encoding serine/threonine-protein kinase LMTK1 isoform X2, with amino-acid sequence MLTLCYLVARWAGAARPGPGLLGQELENVDGDEYAAERSAQGSPATAAQGGPDVYVLPLTEVCLPMAKQPGRSVQLLKSTELGRHSLLYLQEIGHGWFGKVFLGEVHAGASSTQVVVKELQVSASVQEQAQFLEEAQPHRTLQHSNLLQCLAQCAEVTPYLLVMEFCPLGDLKGYLRSCRVSESMAPDPLTLQRMACEVACGLVHLHRNNYVHSDLALRNCLLTGDLTVKIGDYGLSHCKYREDYFVTADQLWVPLRWIAPELVDEVHSNLLVVDQTKASNVWSLGVTIWELFELGAQPYPHHSDRQVLAYAVREQQLKLPKPQLQLTLADRWYEVMQFCWLQPEQRPTAEEVHLLLSYLCAKGATEAEEEFERRWRSLRPCGGGAGLGAAGPALGGAAELAAASASSFPLLEQFAGDGFHADGDDVLTVTETSRGLNFEYKWEAGRGADAFSQPLCAPDGAPGVVPVLSAHSPSLGSDYFIRLEEAEPAAGHDPDCAGCAPGPRAADQGSDSEGSADASLAAEPLLGPAPPAVGSWGCRDRSACGSRSRDAPCRPRSPSPSPAEDAERAVGAFCPRFLTDPLGAAPSGGSGPPLSPGEEQLGEAEARRAAQHRHWRSNVSANNNSGSRDPDAWDPGRAGGCVDDCPSPKPAPGASPEPDRLPAQGDPGEPLLRPQPVPPSQEPGRCLGLPQPCSPQGVTPAACLATPTWTEAAGAGADHHRVEPQLAEDAEGSAGPQLPVPSVPSPSQEGAPLPSEEASAPDTLPASPTPAARSRAAASELAGTRGSGSSSPALEVPGGEGEDPIAATAGIFTRLSSAGRGVWTPESLDLLDVLSSAKAGGCAAGTPGGQPHALDSGCDTESHECPEFMLREARALGQPEALDELASEGESPGPETQPAAARGGLSQKNPYRDSAYFSDLDAESDPPAAPEKGWDQRPGPEPGLGGLQGPGQHAGQGAPGPRGPEEAQGPGSGERWPPLLPLEGSSSEPGACPAGPRPECPVQTPPAASSRLFLLTPVPPEAEGGGPGPQGAPRERTGSPLCLALPGRPEEEDEDSEDSESDEELRCYSVREPAEDSEEEAPVPVVVAESQSARSLRGLLKAPSLLALERKKKAVSFFDDVTVYLFDQESPALETGEPLPTAAEPRPTFLAGSPSAPGRPRRAERSPEASVPAEGVGFEWDEDFPLTPAKAALAAALDPAAPAPATPPKPPAPLSRFTVSPAPASRFSITHVSDADAQPAGGPAMSSGDQRADA; translated from the exons atGCTCACGCTCTGCTACCTCGTCGCCCGCTGGGCTGgcgcggcccggcccggccccgggcTGCTTGGTCAG gagctgGAGAATGTGGACGGGGACGAGTACGCGGCCGAGCGCTCGGCACAGGGCTCCCCGGCCACGGCCGCGCAGGGCGGGCCCGACGTGTACGTCCTGCCACTCACCGAGGTCTGCCTGCCCATGGCCAAGCAGCCCGGCCGCTCAG TGCAGCTGCTCAAGTCCACGGAGCTGGGCCGGCACAGCCTGCTGTACCTGCAGGAGATTGGGCACGGCTGGTTTGGGAAG GTGTTCCTGGGGGAGGTGCACGCGGGCGCCAGCAGCACCCAGGTGGTGGTGAAGGAGCTACAGGTGAGCGCCAGCGTGCAGGAGCAGGCGCAGTTCCTGGAGGAGGCGCAGCCGCACAG GACCCTGCAGCACAGCAACCTGCTCCAGTGCCTGGCGCAGTGCGCGGAGGTGACGCCATACCTGCTGGTGATGGAGTTCTGCCCGCTG GGCGACCTCAAGGGCTACCTGCGGAGCTGCCGGGTGAGCGAGTCCATGGCGCCCGACCCCCTGACGCTGCAGCGCATGGCGTGCGAGGTGGCCTGCGGGCTGGTGCATCTTCACCGGAACAACTATGTGCACAG cgacCTGGCCCTGCGCAACTGCCTGCTGACGGGCGACCTGACAGTGAAGATCGGGGACTATGGCCTCTCTCACTGCAAGTACAGG GAGGACTACTTCGTGACCGCGGACCAGCTGTGGGTGCCACTGCGCTGGATCGCGCCCGAGCTGGTGGACGAGGTGCACAGCAACCTGCTCGTGGTGGACCAGACCAAGGCCAGCAACGTGTG GTCCCTGGGGGTGACCATCTGGGAGCTGTTTGAGCTGGGCGCGCAGCCCTACCCCCACCACTCGGACCGGCAGGTGCTGGCCTACGCCGTGAGGGAGCAGCAGCTCAAGCTGCCCAAGCCGCAGCTGCAGCTGACGCTGGCCGACCGCTG GTACGAGGTGATGCAGTTCTGCTGGCTGCAGCCGGAGCAGCGGCCCACGGCCGAggaggtgcacctgctgctgtccTACCTGTGCGCCAAGGGCGCCACCGAGGCGGAGGAGGAGTTCGAACGGCGCTGGCGCTCCCTGCGGCCGTGCGGGGGCggtgcggggctgggggcagcgggccCGGCGCTGGGCGGCGCCGCCGAGCTGGCCGCGGCCTCCGCCTCCTCCTTCCCACTGCTGGAGCAGTTCGCGGGCGACGGCTTCCACGCGGACGGCGACGACGTGCTGACCGTGACGGAGACGAGCCGCGGCCTCAACTTCGAGTACAAGTGGGAGGCCGGCCGCGGCGCCGACGCCTTCTCGCAGCCGCTGTGCGCCCCCGACGGCGCGCCGGGCGTGGTGCCGGTGCTCAGCGCGCACAGCCCCTCGCTGGGCAGCGACTACTTCATCCGCCTGGAGGAGGCCGAGCCCGCCGCCGGCCACGACCCCGACTGCGCCGGCTGCGCGCCCGGCCCGCGCGCCGCCGACCAGGGCTCGGACTCGGAGGGCAGCGCTGACGCCTCGCTGGCCGCCGAGCCGCTGCTgggccccgcgccgcccgccgtCGGCTCCTGGGGCTGCCGCGACCGCTCCGCATGCGGGAGCCGCAGCCGGGACGCGCCGTGCCGCCCGcgctcgccctcgccctcgcccgcGGAGGATGCGGAGCGGGCCGTGGGCGCCTTCTGCCCCCGCTTCCTCACGGATCCGCTCGGAGCAGCCCCCTCGGGGGGCTCTGGGCCCCCGCTGTCCCCGGGCGAGGAGCAGCTCGGGGAGGCGGAGGCGCGGAGGGCGGCGCAGCACAGACACTGGCGCTCCAACGTGTCTGCCAACAACAACAGTGGCAGCCGCGACCCAGATGCCTGGGACCCCGGCCGCGCGGGCGGCTGCGTGGATGACTGCCCCAGTCCGAAGCCGGCCCCCGGGGCCTCCCCTGAGCCAGACCGCCTCCCGGCCCAGGGGGACCCCGGAGAGCCCCTGCTCAGACCGCAGCCGGTCCCccctagccaggagccaggtcgcTGCCTCggtctcccccagccctgctctccccAGGGCGTGACACCTGCCGCCTGCTTGGCCACGCCCACTTGGACCGAGGCCGCGGGGGCTGGGGCTGACCACCACCGGGTGGAGCCCCAGCTGGCTGAGGACGCTGAGGGCTCTGCTGGACCCCAATTGCCCgtgccctctgtcccctccccttcccaggagGGGGCGCCACTCCCCTCAGAGGAGGCCAGTGCCCCTGACACCCTTCCAGCCTCCCCCACGCCTGCTGCCCGCAGCCGCGCAGCTGCCTCTGAGCTGGCCGGGACCCGGGGCAGCGGCAGCAGCTCCCCGGCTCTGGAGGTGCCCGGCGGTGAGGGTGAGGACCCCATCGCGGCCACGGCCGGGATCTTCACCCGCCTGTCGAGCGCCGGCCGGGGGGTGTGGACGCCCGAGTCCCTGGACTTGCTGGATGTCCTGTCCTCAGCCAAGGCTGGCGGCTGTGCGGCCGGCACCCCCGGGGGGCAGCCGCATGCGCTGGACAGCGGCTGTGACACAGAGAGCCACGAGTGTCCCGAATTCATGCTCAGGGAGGCGCGGGCGCTGGGCCAGCCCGAGGCCCTCGACGAGCTGGCCTCGGAGGGCGAGAGCCCGGGGCCCGAGACGCAGCCGGCCGCCGCCCGGGGTGGCCTCAGCCAGAAGAACCCCTACCGAGACTCCGCCTACTTCTCCGACCTGGACGCTGAGTCCGATCCCCCCGCGGCCCCTGAGAAGGGCTGGGACCAGCGGCCTGGGCCAGAGCCGGGCCTGGGGGGCCTGCAGGGCCCCGGGCAGCACGCCGGGCAGGGTGCTCCTGGGCCCCGGGGGCCGGAGGAGGCACAGGGCCCTGGCTCTGGGGAGCGGTggccacccctgctgcccctggAGGGGTCTTCCTCAGAGCCCGGTGCCTGCCCCGCGGGCCCCAGGCCGGAGTGCCCGGTCCAGACACCACCTGCAGCcagctccaggctcttcctgctcaCCCCGGTCCCGCCCGAGGCGGAAGGCGGTGGCCCCGGGCCCCAGGGGGCTCCTCGGGAGCGGACAGGGAGCcccctctgcctggccctgcccggccggccggaggaggaggacgaggacagCGAGGACAGCGAGTCGGACGAGGAGCTGCGCTGCTACAGCGTGCGGGAGCCGGCGGAGGACAGCGAGGAGGAGGCGCCCGTGCCCGTGGTGGTGGCCGAGAGCCAGAGCGCGCGCAGCCTGCGCGGCCTGCTCAAGGCGCCCAGCCTGCTGGCCCTCGAGCGCAAGAAGAAGGCCGTGTCCTTCTTCGACGACGTCACCGTCTACCTCTTCGACCAG gagagccccgccctggagACGGGAGAGCCCCTCCCCACCGCCGCGGAGCCGCGCCCCACGTTCCTGGCGGGCAGCCCCAGCGCCCCCGGCCGGCCGCGGCGTGCCGAGCGCTCCCCGGAAGCCTCCGTCCCGGCCGAGG GCGTTGGGTTCGAATGGGACGAGGACTTCCCGCTGACGCCGGCCAAGGCGGCCCTGGCCGCAGCCCTGGACCCTGCTGCGCCCGCCCCGGCCACGCCCCCCAAGCCGCCCGCGCCGCTCTCGCGCTTCACTGTGTCGCCCGCGCCCGCGTCCCGCTTCTCCATCACGCACGTGTCCGACGCGGACGCCCAGCCTGCGGGAG GCCCTGCCATGAGCTCCGGAGACCAGCGAGCGGATGCTTGA
- the AATK gene encoding serine/threonine-protein kinase LMTK1 isoform X1 has translation MSSPFFNPSFAFSSHFDPDGAALGGLSWSPSLAVVAVSFSGLFTVVVLMLACLCCKKGGIGFKELENVDGDEYAAERSAQGSPATAAQGGPDVYVLPLTEVCLPMAKQPGRSVQLLKSTELGRHSLLYLQEIGHGWFGKVFLGEVHAGASSTQVVVKELQVSASVQEQAQFLEEAQPHRTLQHSNLLQCLAQCAEVTPYLLVMEFCPLGDLKGYLRSCRVSESMAPDPLTLQRMACEVACGLVHLHRNNYVHSDLALRNCLLTGDLTVKIGDYGLSHCKYREDYFVTADQLWVPLRWIAPELVDEVHSNLLVVDQTKASNVWSLGVTIWELFELGAQPYPHHSDRQVLAYAVREQQLKLPKPQLQLTLADRWYEVMQFCWLQPEQRPTAEEVHLLLSYLCAKGATEAEEEFERRWRSLRPCGGGAGLGAAGPALGGAAELAAASASSFPLLEQFAGDGFHADGDDVLTVTETSRGLNFEYKWEAGRGADAFSQPLCAPDGAPGVVPVLSAHSPSLGSDYFIRLEEAEPAAGHDPDCAGCAPGPRAADQGSDSEGSADASLAAEPLLGPAPPAVGSWGCRDRSACGSRSRDAPCRPRSPSPSPAEDAERAVGAFCPRFLTDPLGAAPSGGSGPPLSPGEEQLGEAEARRAAQHRHWRSNVSANNNSGSRDPDAWDPGRAGGCVDDCPSPKPAPGASPEPDRLPAQGDPGEPLLRPQPVPPSQEPGRCLGLPQPCSPQGVTPAACLATPTWTEAAGAGADHHRVEPQLAEDAEGSAGPQLPVPSVPSPSQEGAPLPSEEASAPDTLPASPTPAARSRAAASELAGTRGSGSSSPALEVPGGEGEDPIAATAGIFTRLSSAGRGVWTPESLDLLDVLSSAKAGGCAAGTPGGQPHALDSGCDTESHECPEFMLREARALGQPEALDELASEGESPGPETQPAAARGGLSQKNPYRDSAYFSDLDAESDPPAAPEKGWDQRPGPEPGLGGLQGPGQHAGQGAPGPRGPEEAQGPGSGERWPPLLPLEGSSSEPGACPAGPRPECPVQTPPAASSRLFLLTPVPPEAEGGGPGPQGAPRERTGSPLCLALPGRPEEEDEDSEDSESDEELRCYSVREPAEDSEEEAPVPVVVAESQSARSLRGLLKAPSLLALERKKKAVSFFDDVTVYLFDQESPALETGEPLPTAAEPRPTFLAGSPSAPGRPRRAERSPEASVPAEGVGFEWDEDFPLTPAKAALAAALDPAAPAPATPPKPPAPLSRFTVSPAPASRFSITHVSDADAQPAGGPAMSSGDQRADA, from the exons ACGGCGCCGCCCTGGGCGGGCTCTCCTGGTCGCCCTCGCTCGCCGTGGTGGCTGTGTCTTTCTCGGGGCTCTTCACCGTGGTCGTCCTCATGCTGGCCTGCCTGTGCTGTAAGAAGGGCGGCATTGGCTTCAAG gagctgGAGAATGTGGACGGGGACGAGTACGCGGCCGAGCGCTCGGCACAGGGCTCCCCGGCCACGGCCGCGCAGGGCGGGCCCGACGTGTACGTCCTGCCACTCACCGAGGTCTGCCTGCCCATGGCCAAGCAGCCCGGCCGCTCAG TGCAGCTGCTCAAGTCCACGGAGCTGGGCCGGCACAGCCTGCTGTACCTGCAGGAGATTGGGCACGGCTGGTTTGGGAAG GTGTTCCTGGGGGAGGTGCACGCGGGCGCCAGCAGCACCCAGGTGGTGGTGAAGGAGCTACAGGTGAGCGCCAGCGTGCAGGAGCAGGCGCAGTTCCTGGAGGAGGCGCAGCCGCACAG GACCCTGCAGCACAGCAACCTGCTCCAGTGCCTGGCGCAGTGCGCGGAGGTGACGCCATACCTGCTGGTGATGGAGTTCTGCCCGCTG GGCGACCTCAAGGGCTACCTGCGGAGCTGCCGGGTGAGCGAGTCCATGGCGCCCGACCCCCTGACGCTGCAGCGCATGGCGTGCGAGGTGGCCTGCGGGCTGGTGCATCTTCACCGGAACAACTATGTGCACAG cgacCTGGCCCTGCGCAACTGCCTGCTGACGGGCGACCTGACAGTGAAGATCGGGGACTATGGCCTCTCTCACTGCAAGTACAGG GAGGACTACTTCGTGACCGCGGACCAGCTGTGGGTGCCACTGCGCTGGATCGCGCCCGAGCTGGTGGACGAGGTGCACAGCAACCTGCTCGTGGTGGACCAGACCAAGGCCAGCAACGTGTG GTCCCTGGGGGTGACCATCTGGGAGCTGTTTGAGCTGGGCGCGCAGCCCTACCCCCACCACTCGGACCGGCAGGTGCTGGCCTACGCCGTGAGGGAGCAGCAGCTCAAGCTGCCCAAGCCGCAGCTGCAGCTGACGCTGGCCGACCGCTG GTACGAGGTGATGCAGTTCTGCTGGCTGCAGCCGGAGCAGCGGCCCACGGCCGAggaggtgcacctgctgctgtccTACCTGTGCGCCAAGGGCGCCACCGAGGCGGAGGAGGAGTTCGAACGGCGCTGGCGCTCCCTGCGGCCGTGCGGGGGCggtgcggggctgggggcagcgggccCGGCGCTGGGCGGCGCCGCCGAGCTGGCCGCGGCCTCCGCCTCCTCCTTCCCACTGCTGGAGCAGTTCGCGGGCGACGGCTTCCACGCGGACGGCGACGACGTGCTGACCGTGACGGAGACGAGCCGCGGCCTCAACTTCGAGTACAAGTGGGAGGCCGGCCGCGGCGCCGACGCCTTCTCGCAGCCGCTGTGCGCCCCCGACGGCGCGCCGGGCGTGGTGCCGGTGCTCAGCGCGCACAGCCCCTCGCTGGGCAGCGACTACTTCATCCGCCTGGAGGAGGCCGAGCCCGCCGCCGGCCACGACCCCGACTGCGCCGGCTGCGCGCCCGGCCCGCGCGCCGCCGACCAGGGCTCGGACTCGGAGGGCAGCGCTGACGCCTCGCTGGCCGCCGAGCCGCTGCTgggccccgcgccgcccgccgtCGGCTCCTGGGGCTGCCGCGACCGCTCCGCATGCGGGAGCCGCAGCCGGGACGCGCCGTGCCGCCCGcgctcgccctcgccctcgcccgcGGAGGATGCGGAGCGGGCCGTGGGCGCCTTCTGCCCCCGCTTCCTCACGGATCCGCTCGGAGCAGCCCCCTCGGGGGGCTCTGGGCCCCCGCTGTCCCCGGGCGAGGAGCAGCTCGGGGAGGCGGAGGCGCGGAGGGCGGCGCAGCACAGACACTGGCGCTCCAACGTGTCTGCCAACAACAACAGTGGCAGCCGCGACCCAGATGCCTGGGACCCCGGCCGCGCGGGCGGCTGCGTGGATGACTGCCCCAGTCCGAAGCCGGCCCCCGGGGCCTCCCCTGAGCCAGACCGCCTCCCGGCCCAGGGGGACCCCGGAGAGCCCCTGCTCAGACCGCAGCCGGTCCCccctagccaggagccaggtcgcTGCCTCggtctcccccagccctgctctccccAGGGCGTGACACCTGCCGCCTGCTTGGCCACGCCCACTTGGACCGAGGCCGCGGGGGCTGGGGCTGACCACCACCGGGTGGAGCCCCAGCTGGCTGAGGACGCTGAGGGCTCTGCTGGACCCCAATTGCCCgtgccctctgtcccctccccttcccaggagGGGGCGCCACTCCCCTCAGAGGAGGCCAGTGCCCCTGACACCCTTCCAGCCTCCCCCACGCCTGCTGCCCGCAGCCGCGCAGCTGCCTCTGAGCTGGCCGGGACCCGGGGCAGCGGCAGCAGCTCCCCGGCTCTGGAGGTGCCCGGCGGTGAGGGTGAGGACCCCATCGCGGCCACGGCCGGGATCTTCACCCGCCTGTCGAGCGCCGGCCGGGGGGTGTGGACGCCCGAGTCCCTGGACTTGCTGGATGTCCTGTCCTCAGCCAAGGCTGGCGGCTGTGCGGCCGGCACCCCCGGGGGGCAGCCGCATGCGCTGGACAGCGGCTGTGACACAGAGAGCCACGAGTGTCCCGAATTCATGCTCAGGGAGGCGCGGGCGCTGGGCCAGCCCGAGGCCCTCGACGAGCTGGCCTCGGAGGGCGAGAGCCCGGGGCCCGAGACGCAGCCGGCCGCCGCCCGGGGTGGCCTCAGCCAGAAGAACCCCTACCGAGACTCCGCCTACTTCTCCGACCTGGACGCTGAGTCCGATCCCCCCGCGGCCCCTGAGAAGGGCTGGGACCAGCGGCCTGGGCCAGAGCCGGGCCTGGGGGGCCTGCAGGGCCCCGGGCAGCACGCCGGGCAGGGTGCTCCTGGGCCCCGGGGGCCGGAGGAGGCACAGGGCCCTGGCTCTGGGGAGCGGTggccacccctgctgcccctggAGGGGTCTTCCTCAGAGCCCGGTGCCTGCCCCGCGGGCCCCAGGCCGGAGTGCCCGGTCCAGACACCACCTGCAGCcagctccaggctcttcctgctcaCCCCGGTCCCGCCCGAGGCGGAAGGCGGTGGCCCCGGGCCCCAGGGGGCTCCTCGGGAGCGGACAGGGAGCcccctctgcctggccctgcccggccggccggaggaggaggacgaggacagCGAGGACAGCGAGTCGGACGAGGAGCTGCGCTGCTACAGCGTGCGGGAGCCGGCGGAGGACAGCGAGGAGGAGGCGCCCGTGCCCGTGGTGGTGGCCGAGAGCCAGAGCGCGCGCAGCCTGCGCGGCCTGCTCAAGGCGCCCAGCCTGCTGGCCCTCGAGCGCAAGAAGAAGGCCGTGTCCTTCTTCGACGACGTCACCGTCTACCTCTTCGACCAG gagagccccgccctggagACGGGAGAGCCCCTCCCCACCGCCGCGGAGCCGCGCCCCACGTTCCTGGCGGGCAGCCCCAGCGCCCCCGGCCGGCCGCGGCGTGCCGAGCGCTCCCCGGAAGCCTCCGTCCCGGCCGAGG GCGTTGGGTTCGAATGGGACGAGGACTTCCCGCTGACGCCGGCCAAGGCGGCCCTGGCCGCAGCCCTGGACCCTGCTGCGCCCGCCCCGGCCACGCCCCCCAAGCCGCCCGCGCCGCTCTCGCGCTTCACTGTGTCGCCCGCGCCCGCGTCCCGCTTCTCCATCACGCACGTGTCCGACGCGGACGCCCAGCCTGCGGGAG GCCCTGCCATGAGCTCCGGAGACCAGCGAGCGGATGCTTGA